A stretch of the Ostrea edulis chromosome 9, xbOstEdul1.1, whole genome shotgun sequence genome encodes the following:
- the LOC125659870 gene encoding zinc finger HIT domain-containing protein 1-like, which translates to MEKKESSRIKDLQQKRILDDAARRRRQRKALEALEQDNFQDDPHADLKMSKKAPKFEESMETTAQPGKKKRKSKADNFKFRYKKSFAALIEEEHMLNKDSPNYNSAGVPPSRFPDRKFCAVCGFPSNYTCVQCGARYCCVRCLGTHHDTRCLKWTA; encoded by the exons GCAGAATCAAGGATCTTCAGCAGAAACGGATTTTGGATGATGCAGCCCGAAGGAGGCGGCAGAGGAAGGCTCTGGAAGCACTGGAGCAGGACAACTTCCAGGATGACCCTCACGCAGACCTGAAAATGAGCAAGAAGGCACCCAAGTTTGAGGAATCGATGGAAACAACAG CACAGCCTGGGAAGAAGAAACGAAAAAGTAAAGCTGATAATTTCAAATTTCGCTACAAGAAAAGTTTTGCTGCATTAATTGAAGAAGAG CACATGTTGAACAAAGATTCTCCCAACTACAACTCAGCAGGAGTTCCTCCATCACGATTTCCAGACAGAAAATTTTGTGCTGTGTGTGG GTTTCCATCCAATTATACCTGTGTACAATGTGGAGCAAGATACTGCTGTGTTCGATGTCTGGGCACACATCATGACACCAG